From the genome of Geitlerinema sp. PCC 9228:
AGTTACAGTTTGGGATGAAAATCGTTTGATTGGGTTTGCTCGTGCCACTTCCGATGGTGTCTATCGCGCTTGCATTTGGGATGTGGTTATCCATCCGGAATACCAAGGATGGGGGTTGGGACAAAAATTGGTGGAAACCATTATCAGCCACCCCCACCTGTCGCGAGTAGAACGGATTTACTTAATGACCACCTACCAACAGCCGTTTTACCAGCGTATTGGTTTTGAAGAAAATTCCACTACCACCATGGTCTTGCATGCCCACGCTTGGACTACTCAGATGCAGATTGGGGAGTCCCCTTCTTCAGCCAACATTGAAGCTGGCTGATGTGGGTGGGATTTTGCGGATCGGCGATCGCCTGCAAACTACCTCCCATTAACTCTAGCAAGCTTTGGGAAATCCAAACTTTGACCTGCGAGGATAAATTGGGGCGGTCGCCGGTGATGTACTGGCTTTTTTCGGGCATTTCTGCGGGCGGTTCCAGGTGAAAGCGATGGACGGATTCGCTCCAAGCCTCAATGGGAGGTGTGATTTCGATGGCGATCGCGACTTGCTCCTGGCTGCTATCGGGAATAGTTCGCAGGTGAATTTCCCCTTCTGTCATATGGCGGATGGTCGGATCCACCAAATTCACCAAAACTTGGGTCAGACGGGTGCGATCGGCCACAACATACAAATCGGGGGGATCGTCCGGTACCTGTAGGCGAATATTGCTATTTTTTGCCTGTAAATGGGTGAATTGATACAATTGCCCGAACGCATCCGCTACGGCCAAAGATTCTAACTTGAGCGGATCTCGACCGTATTCGCTTCTGGCTACCTGCAGCAACTCATCCAACA
Proteins encoded in this window:
- a CDS encoding GNAT family N-acetyltransferase; protein product: MDCSHIQFETCKSKVDCTQLKSLLDQTAFWARDRQIQDLEIAIAHSYPVVTVWDENRLIGFARATSDGVYRACIWDVVIHPEYQGWGLGQKLVETIISHPHLSRVERIYLMTTYQQPFYQRIGFEENSTTTMVLHAHAWTTQMQIGESPSSANIEAG
- a CDS encoding HAMP domain-containing sensor histidine kinase gives rise to the protein MVWSNWLFLAAGAGLGIAGSWWWQHRFSKRRKKNNGRHRSPSTEDTAATWQQQIETLSQQLRQAQWNCETAWQMSQFKGGFLARVSHELRSPLNRLIGAHQLVLEGLCEDPQEEREFLEQAHQSAVRMVEMLDELLQVARSEYGRDPLKLESLAVADAFGQLYQFTHLQAKNSNIRLQVPDDPPDLYVVADRTRLTQVLVNLVDPTIRHMTEGEIHLRTIPDSSQEQVAIAIEITPPIEAWSESVHRFHLEPPAEMPEKSQYITGDRPNLSSQVKVWISQSLLELMGGSLQAIADPQNPTHISQLQCWLKKGTPQSASE